One Luteimonas sp. MC1825 DNA segment encodes these proteins:
- a CDS encoding ATP-binding cassette domain-containing protein, whose protein sequence is MPLITVNAVDYSVGGPLLLENVDLAIDAGERIALIGRNGAGKSTLMRLLSGELKPDDGDIRREGAVRVSRLEQEVPAGAAGTVFDVVAEGMGELGAWLAEFHHLSHAEVFDGDAMSAVQAKIDAVDGWGADQRVEETLQKLDLNGDLVFGELSGGMKRRVLLARALVSTPDVLLLDEPTNHLDIAAIDWLEGFLKGWAGALVFVTHDRRFLRALATRIVEIDRGQVTDWPGDWANYQRRREERLNAEAQENARFDKMLAQEEIWIRQGIKARRTRDEGRVRRLEAMRNDRAQRRDLTGNVRMETATAGNSGKKVIEAKHVSFSYPGKTLIRDFSGTILRGDRIGLIGANGTGKTTLLKMLLGDLQPQQGEIRIGTQLQVAYFDQYRATLREDWNALENVAEGQDFVEIGGKRKHVIGYLQDFLFTPERARAPITRLSGGERNRLLLAKLFAQPSNLLVMDEPTNDLDVETLELLEELLGEYAGTLLLVSHDRDFLDNVVTSTLVMEGDGRVGDYVGGYSDWLRQRAAVRAGDAAPRAAAPEAPPPTAAPRVDAAAGAPASAPRRKLSFKLERELEQLPLRIEKLEADIAGRIASMNDPAFYLQERAAIDAHNHAIALAQAELDAAYARWEALDAASD, encoded by the coding sequence ATGCCCCTGATTACCGTGAATGCCGTCGACTACAGCGTCGGCGGCCCATTGCTGCTCGAAAACGTCGACCTCGCCATCGATGCCGGTGAGCGCATTGCGCTGATCGGCCGCAACGGCGCAGGAAAATCCACCCTGATGCGCCTGCTGTCGGGCGAACTCAAGCCCGATGACGGCGACATCCGCCGCGAGGGCGCGGTGCGCGTGTCGCGCCTGGAGCAGGAGGTGCCCGCGGGCGCCGCCGGCACCGTGTTCGACGTGGTCGCCGAGGGCATGGGCGAGCTGGGTGCGTGGCTGGCGGAGTTCCATCACCTGAGCCATGCCGAGGTGTTCGACGGCGATGCGATGTCGGCCGTGCAGGCGAAGATCGACGCCGTGGACGGCTGGGGTGCCGACCAGCGCGTGGAAGAGACGTTGCAGAAGCTCGACCTCAATGGCGACCTGGTGTTCGGCGAGCTGTCCGGCGGCATGAAGCGCCGGGTGCTGCTGGCGCGCGCGCTGGTGTCGACCCCCGACGTGCTGCTGCTGGACGAGCCCACCAACCACCTCGACATCGCCGCCATCGACTGGCTCGAAGGCTTCCTCAAGGGCTGGGCGGGCGCACTGGTGTTCGTCACCCATGACCGGCGCTTCCTGCGCGCGCTGGCCACGCGCATCGTCGAGATCGACCGCGGCCAGGTCACCGACTGGCCGGGCGACTGGGCCAACTACCAGCGCCGCCGCGAGGAGCGGTTGAACGCCGAGGCGCAGGAAAACGCGCGCTTCGACAAGATGCTGGCGCAGGAGGAGATCTGGATCCGCCAGGGCATCAAGGCGCGCCGCACCCGCGACGAAGGCCGCGTGCGCCGCCTGGAGGCGATGCGCAACGACCGCGCCCAGCGCCGCGACCTGACCGGCAACGTGCGCATGGAGACCGCGACCGCGGGCAACTCCGGCAAGAAGGTCATCGAGGCCAAGCACGTGTCCTTCAGCTACCCGGGCAAGACGCTCATCCGCGATTTCTCCGGCACCATCCTGCGCGGCGACCGCATCGGCCTGATCGGCGCCAACGGCACCGGCAAGACCACGCTGCTGAAGATGCTGCTGGGTGACCTGCAGCCGCAGCAGGGCGAGATCCGGATTGGCACGCAGCTGCAGGTCGCGTATTTCGACCAGTACCGCGCCACGTTGCGCGAGGACTGGAACGCGCTGGAGAACGTCGCGGAGGGCCAGGATTTTGTCGAGATCGGCGGCAAGCGCAAGCACGTCATCGGCTACCTGCAGGACTTCCTGTTCACGCCCGAGCGCGCGCGCGCGCCGATCACGCGCCTGTCCGGCGGCGAGCGCAACCGCCTGCTGCTGGCCAAGCTGTTCGCGCAGCCGTCCAACCTGCTGGTGATGGACGAACCGACCAACGACCTCGACGTCGAGACGCTGGAACTGCTGGAGGAGTTGCTCGGCGAGTACGCCGGCACGCTGCTGCTGGTCAGCCACGACCGAGACTTCCTCGACAACGTGGTGACCTCGACCCTGGTGATGGAAGGTGACGGCCGCGTGGGCGACTACGTCGGCGGCTACAGCGACTGGCTGCGGCAGCGTGCCGCGGTGCGTGCCGGCGACGCCGCGCCCCGCGCCGCGGCACCCGAGGCGCCCCCGCCCACGGCCGCGCCCCGGGTAGACGCGGCTGCCGGCGCACCGGCGTCAGCCCCGCGTCGCAAGCTGAGCTTCAAGCTGGAGCGCGAGTTGGAACAGCTGCCGTTGCGCATCGAAAAACTCGAAGCGGACATCGCCGGGCGCATCGCGTCGATGAACGACCCGGCGTTCTACCTGCAGGAGCGCGCCGCCATCGACGCGCACAACCACGCGATCGCGCTCGCGCAGGCGGAACTCGATGCCGCGTACGCGCGCTGGGAGGCGCTCGACGCGGCATCGGACTGA
- a CDS encoding sensor domain-containing diguanylate cyclase: MATAMELRAPDASEARELRLVDRIHGMRTLAVPLAGLAVGTVLQGLGAPAWAWAVLLFNMFAWPHVAWWRARRSDTPQRAEFHNLMVDAFSAGAWIATMQFNLVPSAVFFTLIAVANIAVGGWRFAACTTLVLVLACLAVSALQGFPVRVDGSLTDSLAALPFLVLFACTLALLTHALGRHVARQNRLLERLNRMDVLTGLPNRRHWNQALTTELTRHMRTRRPAVLLLIDVDNFKEVNDEHGHAAGDEVLRCIADVLRACVRDIDTAARHGGDEFGVLLAETNLRGAAVVAERIRTGFLAARSVAAVRQDCTLSIGMAEADWLVLTADEWMHRADAAMYRAKDAGRNRVEVHVPELARTD; the protein is encoded by the coding sequence ATGGCGACAGCGATGGAGTTGCGGGCACCAGATGCCAGCGAGGCGCGCGAGCTGCGCTTAGTGGACCGCATCCACGGGATGCGCACGCTGGCCGTGCCGCTGGCCGGTCTCGCCGTGGGAACCGTGCTCCAGGGCCTGGGCGCGCCCGCCTGGGCGTGGGCGGTGCTGCTGTTCAACATGTTTGCCTGGCCGCATGTCGCGTGGTGGCGGGCGCGCCGCAGCGACACGCCGCAACGCGCCGAGTTCCACAACCTCATGGTGGATGCCTTCAGCGCGGGCGCGTGGATCGCGACCATGCAGTTCAACCTCGTGCCCAGCGCGGTGTTCTTCACGCTCATTGCGGTTGCGAACATCGCGGTCGGTGGCTGGCGGTTCGCCGCGTGCACCACCCTGGTGCTGGTGCTGGCCTGCCTCGCGGTGTCGGCCCTGCAGGGATTCCCGGTGCGGGTGGATGGCAGCCTGACCGATTCCCTGGCGGCCTTGCCGTTCCTGGTGCTGTTCGCATGCACGCTGGCCCTGCTCACCCACGCGCTGGGCCGCCACGTGGCGCGCCAGAACCGCCTGCTGGAGCGCCTGAACCGGATGGACGTGCTGACCGGGTTGCCCAACCGCCGGCACTGGAACCAGGCGTTGACCACCGAACTCACGCGCCACATGCGCACGCGCCGGCCCGCGGTGCTGCTGCTGATCGACGTCGACAACTTCAAGGAAGTCAACGACGAGCATGGCCATGCCGCCGGCGACGAAGTGCTGCGCTGCATCGCCGACGTGCTGCGCGCCTGCGTGCGCGACATCGACACCGCCGCGCGCCATGGCGGCGACGAGTTCGGCGTGCTGCTCGCCGAAACCAACCTGCGCGGCGCCGCCGTGGTGGCCGAGCGCATCCGCACCGGTTTCCTCGCGGCGCGGTCGGTGGCCGCGGTCCGGCAGGACTGCACCTTGAGCATCGGCATGGCCGAGGCCGACTGGCTGGTGCTGACTGCTGACGAGTGGATGCACCGCGCCGATGCCGCGATGTATCGCGCCAAGGACGCGGGGCGCAACCGCGTCGAAGTGCATGTCCCGGAGCTGGCGCGCACCGACTGA
- a CDS encoding M14 family metallopeptidase has product MPSPVRRLPLLLALLLLPCTLPALASGAGNEVPAATLLTESERSGFVRTGRYDEVPALCEAFAARWPEAVRCGDFGTTPEGRPMKVLVASRSGALTPAAARAARLPVLLVQGGIHAGEIDGKDAGFLALREVLEGTAAPGALERQVLVFVPVFNVDGHERFGAWNRPNQRGPEQMGWRTTAQNFNLNRDYLKADSAEMQAMLRLLAEWDPIATVDLHATNGAQFEHDISVQVEPLHSGDAGLRAAGLDLRTGLLAALTASGSLPLPFYPSFIEDDNPDSGIADGVPPPRFSHGYFPLRNRFGILVETHSWKSYPVRVRITRNLVVAMLERTARDGARWLRLATHADAAATGLGGTTLALDYRASDRVRHVDFRGYAWTRTPSDISGALMTRYDESVPQTWSMPLRDEVLPGRTIVVPRGGYLVPSRHAARVAAALRLHGVEFRTLDSARQAMPVHVFRADTANFAATSSEGHQRLELTGHWQPETRELAAGALFVPIAQARARMAVALLEPQAPDSLAAWGVFNNAFERKEYMEAYVAEDVARGMLVDPAVKAAFEALLRDDAAFAGSPQARLEFFHRRHPSWDERHALYPVFRIDQAP; this is encoded by the coding sequence ATGCCAAGTCCCGTCCGCCGCCTGCCGTTGCTGCTGGCACTGCTCCTGCTGCCGTGCACCCTGCCCGCCCTGGCCTCGGGTGCGGGCAACGAGGTGCCCGCGGCAACGCTGTTGACCGAATCGGAGCGCTCCGGCTTCGTCCGCACCGGGCGCTACGACGAGGTGCCGGCACTCTGCGAGGCCTTCGCGGCGCGTTGGCCGGAGGCCGTGCGCTGCGGCGACTTCGGCACCACGCCCGAGGGACGGCCGATGAAGGTGCTGGTGGCCTCGCGCAGCGGCGCGCTCACGCCCGCGGCGGCGCGCGCCGCCAGGCTGCCGGTGCTGCTGGTCCAGGGTGGCATCCACGCCGGCGAGATCGACGGCAAGGATGCCGGCTTCCTCGCGCTTCGCGAGGTGCTGGAAGGAACCGCCGCGCCGGGCGCGCTCGAGCGCCAGGTGCTGGTGTTCGTGCCGGTGTTCAACGTGGACGGCCACGAGCGCTTCGGCGCCTGGAACCGTCCCAACCAGCGCGGCCCGGAGCAGATGGGCTGGCGCACCACGGCGCAGAACTTCAACCTCAACCGCGACTACCTGAAGGCCGATTCGGCCGAGATGCAGGCCATGCTGCGGCTGTTGGCGGAGTGGGACCCCATCGCCACCGTAGACCTGCACGCCACCAACGGCGCGCAGTTCGAGCACGACATCTCGGTGCAGGTCGAGCCACTGCATTCCGGCGACGCCGGCCTGCGCGCCGCCGGACTGGACCTCCGCACCGGCCTGCTCGCCGCGCTCACCGCGTCGGGTTCACTGCCGCTGCCGTTCTATCCCTCCTTCATCGAGGACGACAACCCCGACTCGGGCATCGCCGACGGCGTCCCGCCGCCGCGCTTCTCGCACGGGTATTTCCCGCTGCGCAACCGCTTCGGCATCCTGGTCGAGACGCACTCGTGGAAGTCGTACCCGGTACGCGTGCGCATCACCCGCAACCTGGTGGTGGCGATGCTGGAACGCACCGCCCGCGACGGCGCGCGGTGGCTGCGCCTCGCCACGCACGCCGATGCCGCCGCCACCGGTCTTGGCGGCACCACCCTGGCGCTCGACTACCGCGCCAGCGACCGGGTGCGCCACGTGGACTTCCGCGGCTATGCCTGGACGCGCACGCCCTCGGACATCTCCGGCGCATTGATGACCCGTTACGACGAGTCCGTGCCGCAGACGTGGTCCATGCCGTTGCGCGACGAAGTGCTGCCGGGCCGCACGATCGTGGTGCCACGTGGCGGCTACCTGGTGCCGTCGCGCCATGCCGCGCGCGTGGCCGCGGCGCTGCGCCTGCACGGCGTCGAATTCCGCACCCTCGACAGCGCGCGCCAGGCGATGCCCGTGCACGTGTTCCGCGCCGACACCGCGAACTTCGCGGCGACGTCCAGCGAAGGCCACCAGCGCCTGGAGCTCACCGGCCACTGGCAACCCGAAACGCGCGAGCTGGCCGCCGGCGCGCTGTTCGTGCCGATCGCGCAGGCACGCGCGCGCATGGCGGTGGCGCTGCTGGAGCCGCAGGCCCCGGATTCCCTCGCCGCGTGGGGCGTGTTCAACAACGCCTTCGAGCGCAAGGAATACATGGAGGCCTACGTCGCCGAGGACGTGGCCCGCGGCATGCTCGTGGACCCTGCGGTGAAAGCGGCGTTCGAGGCCCTCCTGCGCGACGACGCGGCGTTTGCCGGCAGTCCGCAGGCGCGCCTGGAGTTCTTCCACCGCAGGCATCCGAGCTGGGACGAGCGCCACGCGCTGTACCCGGTGTTCCGCATCGACCAGGCACCGTAG
- a CDS encoding oligopeptide:H+ symporter translates to MTANVAAGAGRMPRQIPFIIGNEACERFSFYGMRNILVQFLITSMLLQELTDSARAGEAKDIMHSFMIGVYFFPLLGGWLADRWFGKYHTILWFSLVYCAGHACLAMFEDSRAGFFTGLGLIALGAGGIKPLVASFMGDQFDQSNKRMARLVFDAFYWIINFGSLFASLLIPIALKNLGPAWAFGIPGILMFIATLVFWLGRHRYVRVPLPPKDPHSFANVVRTALLARVPGRGRPGLLLAAACLLLALGSLTLVDTLGIVICLCIVLVLVLVGIGGGAWMQLDRARAVHPEAAVDGVRSVLRVLVIFALTTPFYSLFDQKASTWVLQGQQMTMPDWFTASQMQALNPALVMILIPFNNLVLYPLLRRMGWEPTALRRMTAGIAFSGLAWVVVGGIQVGMDGGDPMSIAWQILPYALLTFGEVLVSATGLEFAYSQAPQAMKGVVMSFWNLTTTIGNLWVLLSNAAVRNGAVTERIASTGLSEAAFLMFFFAGFAFLAALAFGLYARRYRMVDNYRAAV, encoded by the coding sequence ATGACCGCCAACGTTGCCGCAGGCGCGGGCAGGATGCCGCGCCAGATCCCCTTCATCATCGGCAACGAAGCCTGCGAGCGCTTCAGCTTCTACGGGATGCGCAACATCCTGGTGCAGTTCCTGATCACGTCGATGCTGCTGCAGGAGTTGACCGACTCCGCGCGCGCGGGCGAGGCCAAGGACATCATGCACAGCTTCATGATCGGGGTGTATTTCTTCCCGCTCCTGGGTGGCTGGCTGGCCGACCGCTGGTTCGGCAAGTACCACACGATCCTCTGGTTCAGCCTGGTCTATTGCGCGGGGCATGCCTGCCTGGCGATGTTCGAGGACAGCCGCGCGGGCTTCTTCACCGGGCTCGGCCTGATCGCGCTGGGCGCGGGCGGCATCAAGCCGCTGGTCGCGTCATTCATGGGCGACCAGTTCGACCAGTCCAACAAGCGCATGGCGCGGCTGGTGTTCGACGCGTTCTACTGGATCATCAACTTCGGCTCGCTGTTCGCGTCGCTGCTGATCCCGATCGCGCTGAAGAACCTCGGCCCGGCCTGGGCGTTCGGCATCCCCGGCATCCTGATGTTCATCGCCACGCTGGTGTTCTGGCTGGGCCGGCACCGCTACGTGCGCGTGCCGCTGCCGCCCAAGGACCCGCATTCGTTCGCCAACGTGGTGCGCACCGCGCTGCTGGCGCGCGTGCCGGGGCGCGGGCGTCCCGGCCTGCTGCTCGCGGCGGCCTGCCTGCTGCTGGCGCTGGGGTCGCTGACCCTGGTCGACACCCTCGGCATCGTGATCTGCCTGTGCATCGTGCTGGTGCTGGTGCTGGTGGGCATCGGCGGCGGGGCGTGGATGCAACTCGACCGCGCCCGCGCCGTGCATCCCGAGGCCGCTGTGGACGGCGTGCGCTCGGTGCTGCGCGTGCTGGTGATCTTCGCGCTGACCACGCCGTTCTATTCGCTGTTCGACCAGAAGGCCTCGACCTGGGTGCTGCAGGGCCAGCAGATGACCATGCCCGACTGGTTCACCGCCTCGCAGATGCAGGCGCTGAACCCGGCGTTGGTGATGATCCTGATCCCGTTCAACAACCTGGTGCTGTACCCGCTGCTGCGCCGCATGGGCTGGGAGCCGACCGCGCTCCGGCGGATGACCGCGGGCATCGCCTTCAGCGGCCTGGCCTGGGTGGTGGTGGGTGGCATCCAGGTGGGCATGGATGGTGGTGATCCCATGTCGATCGCCTGGCAGATCCTGCCGTACGCGCTGCTGACCTTCGGCGAGGTGCTGGTGTCGGCGACGGGGCTGGAGTTCGCCTACAGCCAGGCACCGCAGGCCATGAAGGGCGTGGTGATGAGCTTCTGGAACCTGACCACGACCATCGGCAACCTCTGGGTGCTGCTGTCAAACGCGGCGGTGCGCAACGGCGCGGTCACCGAGCGGATAGCCAGTACCGGGCTGAGCGAGGCGGCCTTCCTGATGTTCTTCTTTGCAGGCTTCGCATTCCTCGCGGCGCTGGCGTTCGGCCTGTACGCGCGGCGCTACCGCATGGTCGACAACTACCGCGCGGCGGTCTGA
- a CDS encoding rhomboid family intramembrane serine protease produces MDAPVTLVILAVTVLVSWQAFGNRKLLERLLLWPPAIERNRQFDRLVTHGFVHADWQHLLFNMVTLYFFGRHVERMFAPYLGAFGFVLFYLSAIVVAILPTYLRHRHDAAYRSLGASGAVSAVLFAFILVQPWALIFVFFLPVPAIVYAVLYVGYSIWMDRQGRDNVNHSAHLWGAGYGVLFTVIMEPRVIEVFLARLMSPSF; encoded by the coding sequence ATGGACGCACCCGTCACCCTCGTCATCCTCGCCGTCACCGTGCTGGTGTCCTGGCAGGCGTTCGGCAACCGCAAACTGCTGGAGCGCCTGCTGCTGTGGCCGCCGGCGATCGAGCGCAACAGGCAGTTCGACCGCCTGGTCACGCACGGCTTCGTGCATGCCGACTGGCAGCACCTGCTGTTCAACATGGTCACGCTGTATTTCTTCGGTCGGCACGTGGAGCGCATGTTCGCGCCCTACCTCGGCGCGTTCGGCTTCGTGCTGTTCTACCTGTCGGCGATCGTGGTCGCGATCCTGCCGACGTACCTGCGCCACCGGCACGATGCCGCGTATCGCAGCCTGGGTGCGTCCGGTGCGGTGTCGGCGGTGCTGTTCGCCTTCATCCTGGTGCAGCCGTGGGCGCTGATCTTCGTGTTCTTCCTGCCGGTGCCGGCCATCGTGTACGCCGTGCTGTACGTCGGCTACTCGATCTGGATGGACCGCCAGGGCCGCGACAACGTCAACCACAGCGCGCACCTCTGGGGCGCGGGCTATGGCGTGCTGTTCACGGTGATCATGGAGCCGCGCGTGATCGAGGTGTTCCTGGCGCGGCTGATGTCGCCGTCGTTCTGA
- a CDS encoding GNAT family N-acetyltransferase — translation MEQLDIIHHAIPGRFVADVDGHAAYLDYEMGDGVMHITHTVVPEQVGGRGIGAQLVQAAFRHAREEGWKVRSLCAYASAWLAKHPEYADLAA, via the coding sequence ATGGAGCAGCTCGACATCATCCACCACGCCATCCCGGGGCGCTTTGTCGCCGACGTCGACGGCCATGCCGCCTATCTCGACTACGAGATGGGCGACGGGGTCATGCATATCACCCACACCGTGGTGCCGGAGCAGGTCGGCGGGCGCGGCATCGGCGCACAGCTGGTGCAGGCGGCGTTCCGCCATGCCCGCGAGGAAGGGTGGAAGGTGCGCAGCCTGTGCGCCTACGCCAGCGCCTGGCTGGCCAAGCATCCCGAATACGCCGACCTCGCCGCCTGA
- a CDS encoding pseudouridine synthase, which translates to MRLNKHISDTGACSRREADRLIGEGRVTVNGQRARIGAEVGEGDQVRLDGQPLSARSAAPGRRRHVYIALYKPVGITCTTESTVDGNIVDFVGHEQRIFPIGRLDKDSEGLILLTSNGDIVNTILRAETKLEKEYLVAVNNPVTDAFLRGMAKGVPVHGELTLPCRTGKLGRYGFRVTLVQGLNRQIRLMAAHFGYRVKQLVRVRIGPVKLGHMKPGRWRNLTDSELATLLPGLEAL; encoded by the coding sequence ATGCGTCTCAACAAGCACATCAGCGACACCGGCGCCTGCTCCCGCCGCGAAGCGGACCGCCTGATCGGCGAGGGGCGGGTCACCGTGAACGGCCAGCGCGCCCGGATCGGTGCCGAGGTGGGCGAGGGCGACCAGGTGCGCCTCGACGGCCAGCCGCTCAGCGCCCGCAGCGCCGCCCCGGGGCGGCGCCGACACGTGTACATCGCGCTGTACAAGCCGGTGGGCATCACCTGCACCACCGAAAGCACGGTGGACGGCAACATCGTCGACTTCGTCGGCCACGAGCAGCGGATCTTCCCGATCGGGCGCCTGGACAAGGATTCCGAGGGCCTGATCCTGCTGACCAGCAACGGCGACATCGTCAACACCATCCTCCGCGCCGAGACGAAGCTCGAGAAGGAATACCTGGTGGCGGTGAACAACCCGGTCACCGACGCGTTCCTGCGCGGGATGGCCAAGGGCGTCCCGGTCCACGGCGAGCTGACCCTGCCGTGCCGGACCGGCAAGCTGGGCCGCTACGGCTTCCGGGTGACCCTGGTGCAGGGCCTGAACCGCCAGATCCGGCTGATGGCGGCGCACTTCGGCTACCGCGTGAAGCAGCTGGTGCGGGTACGGATCGGGCCGGTGAAGCTTGGCCACATGAAGCCGGGTCGCTGGCGCAACCTGACCGACTCGGAACTGGCCACGCTGCTGCCGGGGTTGGAGGCGCTGTAA
- a CDS encoding cold-shock protein — MSDRQTGTVKWFNDAKGFGFITPESGQDLFVHFRSIQGTGFKSLQEGQKVSFKVVQGQKGLQADEVQAV, encoded by the coding sequence ATGTCCGATCGTCAGACCGGCACCGTCAAGTGGTTCAACGACGCCAAGGGCTTTGGTTTCATCACGCCCGAGAGCGGCCAGGACCTCTTCGTCCACTTCCGTTCGATCCAGGGCACCGGCTTCAAGTCGCTGCAGGAAGGCCAGAAGGTTTCGTTCAAGGTCGTGCAGGGCCAGAAGGGTCTGCAGGCTGATGAGGTGCAGGCCGTCTAA
- a CDS encoding DUF3298 and DUF4163 domain-containing protein, producing the protein MKRLLFCVLLLVLAGCRREADVPGGSGAVAPAPGGAATPAAAGAEVPLVDVMESTSGYIIGISYPPGAARYPGLASALKAYADSARGDLMDAVATAGEGGEGMPYDLSLPFDIVLDTPQLVAVKAEGTSYTGGAHGTPLVARFVWLPERQELLSAQALIPDPAGWRDVSAFVRESLHAALSQRIDADELEPVERARLLRSIGRMIDDGTEPQPANFAAFEPVPGPDGRLRALRFVFPPYQVGPYSDGVQTVEVPASLLLPHVAPAYRGLFAAG; encoded by the coding sequence ATGAAGCGCCTGCTGTTCTGCGTGCTGTTGCTTGTGTTGGCCGGCTGCCGCCGCGAGGCGGACGTGCCCGGCGGGTCCGGAGCCGTGGCCCCGGCGCCCGGTGGCGCCGCCACGCCCGCCGCGGCCGGCGCCGAAGTGCCGCTCGTGGACGTGATGGAAAGCACCAGCGGTTACATCATCGGCATCAGCTATCCACCGGGCGCGGCCCGGTACCCGGGCCTGGCCTCGGCGCTCAAGGCCTATGCCGACAGCGCGCGCGGCGACCTCATGGACGCGGTGGCCACCGCCGGCGAGGGCGGGGAGGGCATGCCCTACGACCTCTCGCTGCCGTTCGACATCGTGCTGGACACGCCGCAGCTGGTCGCGGTGAAGGCGGAGGGCACCAGCTACACCGGCGGTGCGCATGGCACGCCCCTGGTGGCGCGCTTTGTGTGGCTGCCCGAACGCCAGGAACTGCTGAGTGCCCAGGCGCTGATTCCCGATCCCGCCGGATGGCGCGATGTCTCCGCGTTCGTGCGCGAGTCGCTGCACGCGGCGCTCTCGCAACGCATCGATGCCGACGAGCTCGAGCCGGTCGAGCGCGCGCGCCTGCTGCGTTCGATCGGCCGCATGATCGACGATGGCACGGAGCCGCAGCCGGCGAACTTCGCCGCCTTCGAGCCGGTGCCGGGCCCCGATGGCCGCCTGCGTGCGCTGCGCTTCGTGTTCCCGCCCTACCAGGTGGGGCCGTACTCCGACGGGGTGCAGACGGTCGAAGTGCCGGCATCGCTGCTGCTGCCGCACGTCGCGCCGGCCTATCGCGGCCTGTTCGCCGCCGGCTGA
- the cfa gene encoding cyclopropane fatty acyl phospholipid synthase has protein sequence MHPVRERIERLLASADVRVDGERAWDMQVHDGRLAARLLAGGSLALGDAYMDGWWDAGSLDGLLARLLAGGIDRRAPGLADARDAVLARLVNMQSRRRSRTVGERHYDLGNAFYREMLGRSMVYSCAYWRDREGLPLDDLDAAQDAKLDLVCRKLGLKPGMRVLDIGCGWGAALKYAAERHGVSGVGVTISAEQAHFARALCAGLPVDIRLQDYRDLRGERFDRVFSIGMFEHVGLRNYRSYFELVRAVLPRDGLFLLHSIGGNVSQRRTDPWIARHIFPNSMLPSARQIAQACEGLLVIEDWHGFGADYDRTLQAWRANIESAWERLPARYDMRFRRMWRYYLAASMAGFRTRRIQLWQVLMSPDGIPGGIVVPR, from the coding sequence ATGCATCCGGTCCGTGAACGCATCGAGCGCCTGCTCGCCTCGGCGGACGTGCGCGTCGATGGCGAACGTGCCTGGGACATGCAGGTGCACGATGGCAGGCTCGCCGCGAGGCTGCTTGCCGGCGGATCGCTCGCCCTGGGCGATGCGTACATGGATGGCTGGTGGGATGCGGGCTCGCTGGACGGGTTGCTTGCCAGGCTGCTGGCCGGCGGCATCGACCGGCGCGCGCCGGGCCTGGCGGATGCCCGCGATGCGGTGCTCGCGCGGCTGGTCAACATGCAGTCCAGGCGACGCAGCCGCACCGTCGGCGAGCGCCATTACGACCTGGGCAATGCGTTCTATCGCGAAATGCTCGGGCGCTCGATGGTGTACAGCTGCGCCTACTGGCGCGACCGCGAGGGTCTGCCGCTCGACGACCTCGATGCCGCCCAGGACGCCAAGCTCGACCTGGTGTGCAGGAAGCTCGGGTTGAAACCCGGCATGCGCGTGCTCGACATTGGCTGCGGCTGGGGCGCGGCGCTGAAGTACGCGGCGGAACGCCATGGCGTGAGCGGCGTGGGCGTGACGATCTCGGCGGAGCAGGCGCACTTCGCGCGCGCGCTGTGCGCCGGCCTGCCGGTGGACATCAGGCTGCAGGATTACCGCGACCTGCGCGGTGAACGCTTCGATCGCGTGTTCTCGATCGGCATGTTCGAGCACGTCGGCCTGCGCAATTACCGGAGCTACTTCGAGCTGGTGCGCGCCGTGCTGCCGCGCGACGGCTTGTTCCTGCTGCACAGCATCGGCGGCAACGTGTCGCAACGGCGTACCGATCCGTGGATCGCGCGGCACATCTTCCCCAACTCCATGCTGCCGTCGGCACGGCAGATCGCCCAGGCCTGCGAAGGGCTGCTGGTCATCGAGGACTGGCACGGGTTTGGCGCGGATTACGACCGCACGCTGCAGGCATGGCGCGCCAACATCGAGTCGGCGTGGGAGCGGCTGCCGGCGCGCTACGACATGCGGTTCCGGCGCATGTGGAGGTATTACCTGGCAGCGTCCATGGCGGGTTTCAGGACGCGGCGGATCCAGTTGTGGCAGGTGCTGATGTCGCCGGACGGCATACCGGGCGGGATTGTCGTCCCGCGATAG